A stretch of the Planktothricoides raciborskii GIHE-MW2 genome encodes the following:
- the mdh gene encoding malate dehydrogenase produces the protein MTSFSLSPSSLRGARVSVIGAGRVGSTLAQRLVEKNIADVVLVDIVEGMPQGIALDLMEARGVERHDRQIIGTNDYADTSNSDIVVITAGLARKPGMSREDLLKTNAKIVVDATKKALERSPNTILILVTNPLDVMTYLAWEASGLPTQRVMGMAGVLDAARFQAFISMELGVSIQDIHTMVLGNHGDLMVPIPRYCTVNGVPLTELMDTPTIERLVDRTRTGGTEIVNLMKTGSAYFAPASSTCLMCEAILQNQSRVLPVAAYLQGEYGINDVFLGMPCQLGSNGVEKILKLDLTDSEKAALSHCADTVRENIDQAKAVVGSI, from the coding sequence ATGACCTCTTTCTCGTTGTCTCCCTCTTCACTTCGGGGCGCCCGTGTCTCCGTCATCGGTGCCGGTCGGGTTGGCAGTACCCTGGCTCAACGTCTGGTTGAGAAAAATATTGCTGATGTTGTTTTGGTCGATATTGTCGAGGGAATGCCCCAAGGCATTGCCCTGGATCTCATGGAAGCCAGAGGAGTCGAACGCCATGACCGTCAGATTATCGGCACCAATGACTATGCAGATACCAGTAATTCCGATATTGTCGTGATTACTGCGGGTCTGGCCCGAAAACCGGGGATGAGTCGAGAGGATCTGCTGAAAACCAATGCCAAGATCGTGGTGGACGCGACGAAAAAAGCCCTGGAGCGATCGCCCAACACGATCTTAATTCTAGTGACAAATCCCCTGGATGTAATGACCTATTTAGCTTGGGAAGCCAGTGGTCTGCCCACTCAGCGGGTCATGGGGATGGCTGGGGTACTTGATGCCGCCCGCTTCCAAGCCTTTATCTCAATGGAACTCGGCGTTTCCATCCAAGATATTCACACGATGGTCTTGGGAAACCACGGCGACTTAATGGTGCCCATTCCTCGTTACTGCACCGTGAATGGGGTGCCCCTCACGGAACTGATGGATACCCCAACCATCGAGCGTTTGGTTGATCGCACTCGCACAGGTGGCACAGAAATTGTCAACTTAATGAAAACTGGCAGTGCCTATTTTGCCCCCGCTTCTTCCACTTGTTTAATGTGTGAAGCCATTTTGCAAAATCAGTCGCGAGTATTGCCCGTCGCCGCTTATCTTCAAGGAGAATACGGCATCAACGATGTTTTCCTGGGAATGCCTTGTCAGCTAGGGTCAAATGGGGTAGAAAAAATCCTCAAACTCGACCTCACCGATAGCGAAAAAGCCGCCTTATCTCACTGTGCGGACACCGTGAGAGAAAATATCGATCAGGCTAAGGCTGTGGTGGGAAGCATCTAG
- a CDS encoding NAD(P)H-quinone oxidoreductase subunit O, translated as MAIKKGSFVRALREKLENSVEAKASDPRFPAYIFETKGEIQETRGDYALIKFGQVPTPNIWLRIDQLEEFK; from the coding sequence ATGGCAATTAAAAAAGGCAGTTTTGTCCGCGCATTGCGCGAAAAGTTAGAGAATAGTGTAGAAGCCAAAGCCAGCGATCCGCGTTTCCCCGCTTATATTTTTGAAACCAAAGGGGAAATCCAAGAAACGAGGGGCGATTATGCTTTGATTAAGTTTGGCCAAGTGCCCACCCCAAATATTTGGTTGCGGATCGATCAACTGGAAGAATTTAAGTAA